Proteins encoded in a region of the Streptomyces sp. PCS3-D2 genome:
- a CDS encoding succinate dehydrogenase/fumarate reductase iron-sulfur subunit: MKLTLRVWRQRGAAAPGHMASYEVDGISEDMSFLEMLDTLNEDLILRGEDPVAFDHDCREGICGACSLVINGDAHGPERTTTCQLHMRSFADGDTIDVEPWRAAAFPVVKDLVVDRGAFDRIIQAGGYITAPTGSAPEAHATAVPKADADFAFEHAECIGCGACVAACPNGSAMLFTSAKVNHLNVLPQGSPERETRVLDMVARMDEEGFGGCTLTGECATACPKGIPLPSIAAMNKEWLRAVRKGPR; encoded by the coding sequence ATGAAGCTCACCCTGCGCGTCTGGCGCCAGCGCGGCGCCGCCGCCCCCGGCCACATGGCCTCCTACGAGGTCGACGGGATCTCCGAGGACATGTCCTTCCTGGAGATGCTCGACACCCTCAACGAGGACCTCATCCTGCGCGGTGAGGATCCGGTCGCCTTCGACCACGACTGCCGCGAGGGCATCTGCGGTGCCTGCAGCCTCGTCATCAACGGCGACGCCCACGGTCCCGAGCGCACCACCACCTGCCAGCTCCACATGCGGTCCTTCGCCGACGGCGACACCATCGACGTCGAGCCCTGGCGGGCCGCGGCCTTTCCCGTGGTCAAGGACTTGGTCGTCGACCGGGGTGCCTTCGACCGGATCATCCAAGCCGGCGGCTACATCACCGCTCCCACCGGCTCGGCCCCCGAGGCACACGCCACCGCAGTGCCCAAGGCCGACGCCGACTTCGCCTTCGAGCACGCCGAGTGCATCGGCTGCGGCGCGTGCGTGGCGGCGTGCCCCAACGGTTCGGCGATGCTGTTCACCTCCGCCAAGGTCAACCACCTCAACGTCCTCCCGCAGGGCTCGCCGGAGCGGGAGACCCGCGTCCTGGACATGGTGGCTCGTATGGACGAGGAGGGCTTCGGCGGGTGCACCCTCACCGGCGAGTGCGCCACGGCCTGCCCGAAGGGCATCCCGCTCCCGTCGATCGCCGCCATGAACAAGGAGTGGCTGCGGGCCGTCCGCAAGGGTCCCCGCTGA
- a CDS encoding fumarate reductase/succinate dehydrogenase flavoprotein subunit has protein sequence MSSYAHHTTGEPIADTKAPGGPIADRWDRRRFEAKLVNPANRRKHTVIVVGTGLAGGSAGATLAEQGYRVVQFCFSDSPRRAHSIAAQGGINAAKNYRNDGDSVHRLFYDTVKGGDFRARESNVHRLAQISVEIIDQCVAQGVPFAREYGGLLDTRSFGGVQVSRTFYARGQTGQQLLLGAYQALSRQIAAGNVDLHARTEMLDLIVVDGVARGIVARDLITGEISTHYADAVVLASGGYGNVFYLSTNAMNSNATAVWRAHRRGAYFANPCFTQIHPTCIPRTGDHQSKLTLMSESLRNDGRIWVPRAKGDTRSAADIPEAERDYYLERIYPSFGNLVPRDIASRAAKNVCDEGRGVGPGGQGVYLDFADAIRRMGRDKVAEKYGNLFEMYERITAENPYEVPMRIYPAVHYTMGGLWVDYDLQTTVPGLFAVGEANFSDHGANRLGASALMQGLADGYFVLPSTINDYLARHPHRDAVDDTHPEAVAVVRETRERLENLLAVDGDRTPDSFHREIGELMWEYCGMARSEQGLRKALERIPQIREEFWRRIKVPGSGEEFNQSLEKANRIVDYLELAELMCLDALHRAESCGGHFREESQTPDGEAARQDEAFGYAAAWEFTATGTAPVLHKEDLVFEYVHPTQRSYA, from the coding sequence GTGAGCAGCTACGCGCACCACACCACCGGCGAGCCCATCGCCGACACCAAGGCCCCCGGGGGCCCCATCGCGGACCGCTGGGACCGGCGACGCTTCGAGGCCAAGCTCGTCAACCCCGCCAACCGCCGCAAGCACACCGTGATCGTCGTCGGCACCGGCCTGGCCGGCGGATCGGCCGGCGCGACCCTCGCCGAACAGGGTTACCGCGTCGTCCAGTTCTGCTTCTCCGACTCCCCGCGCCGGGCCCACTCCATCGCCGCGCAGGGCGGCATCAACGCCGCCAAGAACTACCGCAACGACGGCGACTCGGTGCACCGCCTCTTCTACGACACCGTCAAGGGCGGCGACTTCCGCGCCCGTGAGTCCAACGTGCACCGCCTCGCCCAGATCTCCGTCGAGATCATCGACCAGTGCGTGGCCCAGGGCGTCCCCTTCGCCCGCGAGTACGGCGGCCTCCTGGACACCCGCTCCTTCGGCGGCGTCCAGGTCTCCCGCACCTTCTACGCCCGCGGCCAGACCGGACAGCAGCTCCTTCTCGGCGCCTACCAGGCGCTTTCCCGGCAGATCGCCGCCGGCAACGTCGACCTGCACGCCCGCACCGAGATGCTCGACCTGATCGTCGTCGACGGAGTGGCCCGCGGCATCGTCGCCCGTGACCTGATCACCGGCGAGATCTCCACGCACTACGCCGACGCCGTGGTGCTGGCGAGCGGCGGCTACGGCAACGTCTTCTACCTCTCCACCAACGCCATGAACTCCAACGCGACCGCCGTCTGGCGGGCGCACCGGCGCGGCGCCTACTTCGCCAACCCCTGCTTCACCCAGATCCACCCCACCTGCATCCCGCGCACCGGCGACCACCAGTCCAAGCTCACCCTCATGAGCGAGTCCCTGCGCAACGACGGCCGCATCTGGGTTCCCAGGGCCAAGGGGGACACCCGCTCCGCCGCCGACATCCCCGAGGCGGAGCGCGACTACTACCTGGAGCGGATCTACCCCTCGTTCGGCAACCTCGTGCCCCGTGACATCGCCTCCCGCGCCGCCAAGAACGTCTGCGACGAGGGCCGCGGCGTCGGTCCCGGCGGGCAGGGCGTCTACCTCGACTTCGCCGACGCCATCCGCCGCATGGGCCGTGACAAGGTCGCCGAGAAGTACGGCAACCTCTTCGAGATGTACGAGCGGATCACCGCGGAGAACCCGTACGAGGTGCCCATGCGGATCTACCCCGCCGTGCACTACACGATGGGCGGACTGTGGGTCGACTACGACCTCCAGACCACCGTCCCCGGACTGTTCGCGGTCGGCGAGGCGAACTTCTCCGACCACGGCGCCAACCGCCTCGGTGCCTCCGCCCTGATGCAGGGCCTCGCCGACGGCTATTTCGTACTCCCCTCCACCATCAACGACTACCTGGCCCGTCACCCGCACCGCGACGCCGTCGACGACACCCACCCCGAGGCGGTGGCCGTCGTACGCGAGACCCGCGAGCGGCTGGAGAACCTCCTCGCCGTCGACGGGGACCGCACCCCCGACTCCTTCCACCGCGAGATCGGTGAACTGATGTGGGAGTACTGCGGGATGGCCCGTAGCGAACAGGGCCTGCGCAAGGCGCTGGAGCGCATCCCGCAGATCCGGGAGGAGTTCTGGCGCCGCATCAAGGTCCCCGGGAGCGGAGAGGAGTTCAACCAGTCGCTGGAGAAGGCCAACCGCATCGTCGACTACCTCGAACTCGCCGAGCTGATGTGCCTCGACGCGCTCCACCGCGCCGAATCCTGCGGAGGCCACTTCCGCGAGGAGTCCCAGACCCCGGACGGCGAGGCGGCCCGCCAGGACGAGGCCTTCGGCTATGCCGCCGCCTGGGAGTTCACCGCCACCGGCACCGCCCCCGTCCTGCACAAGGAAGACCTCGTCTTCGAGTACGTCCACCCCACCCAGCGGAGCTACGCATGA
- a CDS encoding succinate dehydrogenase codes for MALAPRTRTSAPSFWGSTIGKKTVMAVSGLIMLGYLAVHMLGNLKIFFGADEFNGYAHWLRTLGSPFLHYEWALWIVRLVLLAAVVAHAVSAYQLSRLDIRARPVSYVHKRRRASYATRTMRWGGVILGLFIVWHLLDLTTLTVNERAWAGHPYENVLATFSTWYGNTIYIVAMAALGLHIRHGFWSAAQTLGAGRARRERTLRTLANTLAFVLFAGFVSVPVAVMTGMVN; via the coding sequence ATGGCTCTGGCACCGCGCACCCGGACGAGCGCCCCCTCGTTCTGGGGCTCCACCATCGGAAAGAAGACCGTCATGGCGGTCTCCGGGCTCATCATGCTCGGGTACCTCGCCGTGCACATGCTCGGCAACCTCAAGATCTTTTTCGGGGCGGACGAGTTCAACGGCTACGCCCACTGGCTGCGCACCCTCGGTTCGCCCTTCCTCCACTACGAGTGGGCCCTGTGGATCGTCCGCTTGGTGCTCCTCGCCGCAGTCGTCGCGCACGCCGTCTCCGCCTACCAGCTCAGCCGGCTCGACATCAGGGCCCGCCCCGTCTCGTACGTCCACAAGCGCCGCCGCGCGAGCTACGCCACCCGCACCATGCGCTGGGGCGGCGTCATCCTCGGCCTGTTCATCGTCTGGCACCTGCTGGACCTCACCACGCTCACCGTCAACGAGCGCGCCTGGGCCGGCCACCCGTACGAGAACGTCCTCGCCACCTTCTCCACCTGGTACGGGAACACCATCTACATCGTGGCCATGGCCGCGCTCGGCCTGCACATCCGGCACGGCTTCTGGAGCGCGGCCCAGACCCTCGGCGCCGGCCGGGCCCGGCGCGAGCGGACGCTGAGGACCCTCGCGAACACCTTGGCCTTCGTCCTCTTCGCGGGCTTCGTGTCCGTCCCCGTCGCCGTCATGACCGGAATGGTGAACTGA
- a CDS encoding LysR family transcriptional regulator, which produces MQFQQLLYFVAVAETRHFTRAAERVHVAQPSLSQQIKALERELGAELFSRARGNIALTDAGETLLPLARRILADADTARLEVQELAQLRRGRIRLGATPSVCTGLLPGVLRAFHTAHPGIELLIEESGSLDLVRELARGALDLALIALPLPPSAPALTTVELLTEDLVVVSSTKLPAPGGGRELTIAALRDEPMVMFRHGYDLRELTVAACRAEGFEPTFTVEGGEMDAVLGFARAGLGVAVVPAMVVANAGPGLRTTPLAGSPLRRTIALAHRTDVDPPRAARELQRMLMA; this is translated from the coding sequence ATGCAGTTTCAGCAGCTCCTCTACTTCGTCGCCGTCGCGGAGACCCGGCATTTCACCCGGGCCGCGGAGCGGGTGCACGTGGCCCAGCCGTCGCTCTCCCAGCAGATCAAGGCGCTGGAGCGGGAGCTGGGGGCCGAGCTCTTCAGCCGCGCCCGGGGCAACATCGCGCTGACGGACGCGGGCGAGACCCTGCTGCCGCTGGCGCGGCGGATCCTGGCGGACGCGGACACGGCGCGGCTGGAGGTGCAGGAACTGGCGCAGCTGCGACGGGGGCGGATCCGGCTGGGGGCCACCCCGAGCGTGTGCACGGGTTTGCTGCCGGGTGTGCTGCGGGCCTTCCACACCGCGCATCCGGGGATCGAGCTGCTGATCGAGGAGAGCGGTTCGCTCGACCTGGTACGGGAGCTGGCGCGCGGGGCTCTGGACCTGGCGCTGATCGCGCTGCCGCTGCCACCCTCCGCACCGGCCCTGACGACCGTGGAGCTGCTGACGGAGGACCTGGTAGTGGTGTCTTCGACGAAGCTCCCGGCGCCCGGCGGGGGCAGGGAGCTGACCATCGCCGCGTTGCGCGACGAGCCGATGGTGATGTTCCGGCACGGCTATGACCTGCGCGAGCTCACGGTGGCGGCCTGCAGGGCGGAGGGCTTCGAGCCCACCTTCACCGTGGAGGGCGGCGAGATGGACGCGGTGTTGGGCTTCGCACGGGCGGGTCTGGGCGTGGCGGTGGTCCCGGCGATGGTGGTGGCCAACGCGGGCCCGGGCCTGCGGACCACGCCACTGGCCGGTTCGCCGCTGCGCCGGACCATCGCACTGGCCCACCGCACCGACGTGGATCCGCCGCGCGCGGCACGCGAGCTGCAGCGCATGCTGATGGCGTGA
- a CDS encoding TetR/AcrR family transcriptional regulator, whose amino-acid sequence MENTTGLRESKKLRTRRQLAATALELFLERGFDTVSVADVAAAAEVSKPTLFRYFPTKEDLLLDRFADHQDEAARIVRDRPAGRSPVRAVHDHFLTALAERDPITGLCDHPEVLAFQRLLYSTASLESRLAHYADREVELLAAALESESAPPLAARLAAVHLVAVRHELGRENWQRLDAGQSADEAHPAAVADADLAFGMLADGLDRLLPAAPHVPA is encoded by the coding sequence ATGGAGAACACGACGGGTCTGCGCGAGAGCAAGAAGCTCCGTACACGCCGCCAGCTGGCGGCCACGGCGCTGGAACTCTTCCTGGAGCGGGGCTTCGACACCGTGTCGGTGGCCGATGTCGCCGCGGCTGCCGAGGTGTCCAAACCCACCCTCTTCCGGTACTTCCCCACCAAGGAGGACCTGCTCCTCGACCGGTTCGCCGACCACCAGGACGAGGCGGCGCGTATCGTCCGCGACCGGCCGGCGGGCCGGTCGCCGGTCCGTGCCGTACACGACCACTTCCTGACGGCCCTCGCCGAGCGGGACCCGATCACCGGGCTCTGCGACCATCCGGAGGTCCTCGCGTTCCAGCGGCTCCTCTACTCCACGGCCAGCCTGGAATCCCGCCTGGCCCACTATGCCGACCGTGAGGTCGAGCTGCTCGCCGCCGCCCTGGAGTCGGAGTCGGCCCCGCCGCTCGCGGCCAGGCTGGCGGCCGTCCACCTCGTGGCGGTCCGCCACGAGCTGGGGCGGGAGAACTGGCAGCGGCTCGATGCCGGGCAGAGCGCCGACGAGGCCCACCCGGCCGCCGTGGCCGACGCCGACCTCGCCTTCGGCATGCTCGCGGACGGCCTCGACCGGCTCCTGCCCGCCGCCCCGCACGTCCCCGCCTGA
- a CDS encoding FAD-dependent monooxygenase, producing MNRTCATAATDVLIAGSGPTGLTLACDLALRGRSVRVIERRTEPHRASRGKGLRSGSLAIFRELGLAEPLITTGIAGVVLRKYFDGEHINDTPTPSDAGVLIGQWQIEEALRDRLAGLGVRVEYGAELVGITQDEEGVRAELADGSVVAARYLAGCDGGRSTTRKLLGIPFEGTGEKEPAMVIGDVRAPGIDRDVWHQWFTSEGGGMLLCPMPGTDSFQLQASPERDEHGEPLPPSLESFQRIFDRCARVPGIRLQDPTWLSSWRVNVRMATRIREGRVLLAGDAAHVHPIAGGLGMNTGIEDAAALGRALSAALAGPDTETALDAYEAERLSVAAGVLADTAERYQRVVEAVRTPGSGTEAGLD from the coding sequence ATGAACCGCACCTGTGCGACCGCGGCAACCGACGTACTGATCGCCGGCTCGGGCCCCACCGGGCTGACACTCGCTTGTGACCTCGCCCTGCGCGGCCGCTCCGTCCGCGTCATCGAACGGCGCACGGAACCGCACCGCGCATCCCGGGGCAAGGGGCTCCGGTCCGGCAGCCTCGCGATCTTCCGGGAGCTGGGCCTGGCCGAGCCCCTGATCACCACCGGCATCGCGGGGGTGGTCCTGCGCAAGTACTTCGACGGCGAGCACATCAACGACACCCCCACCCCGTCGGACGCCGGCGTACTGATCGGCCAGTGGCAGATCGAGGAGGCGCTGCGCGACCGGCTCGCCGGACTGGGCGTGCGCGTGGAGTACGGGGCCGAGCTCGTCGGCATCACCCAGGACGAGGAAGGGGTGCGCGCCGAACTGGCCGACGGAAGCGTGGTCGCGGCCCGCTATCTCGCCGGGTGCGACGGCGGCCGCAGCACCACGCGCAAGCTGCTCGGCATCCCCTTCGAGGGGACCGGGGAGAAGGAGCCGGCCATGGTCATAGGCGACGTCAGGGCGCCGGGGATCGACCGGGACGTCTGGCACCAGTGGTTCACCTCGGAAGGCGGCGGGATGCTGCTCTGCCCGATGCCGGGGACGGATTCCTTCCAGCTCCAGGCGTCGCCCGAGCGGGACGAGCACGGCGAACCGCTGCCGCCCTCCTTGGAGAGCTTCCAGAGGATCTTCGACCGGTGCGCACGGGTACCGGGCATCCGGCTCCAGGACCCCACCTGGCTCTCCTCCTGGCGGGTCAACGTCCGCATGGCCACCCGGATCCGGGAGGGCCGGGTCCTGCTCGCCGGTGACGCCGCCCACGTGCACCCGATAGCGGGCGGGCTGGGCATGAACACCGGCATCGAGGACGCGGCCGCGCTCGGCCGGGCCCTGTCCGCCGCTCTCGCCGGGCCCGACACGGAGACGGCGCTCGACGCGTACGAGGCGGAGCGGCTCTCGGTGGCCGCGGGGGTCTTGGCCGACACGGCCGAGCGATACCAGAGGGTCGTCGAAGCCGTCCGGACCCCTGGCAGCGGGACGGAGGCCGGACTGGACTGA
- a CDS encoding bifunctional diguanylate cyclase/phosphodiesterase, protein MEDRIARFATIWGRAIFPVTATSLTRPEFERHLVPLTRTLTEALHARPFDAAVAQRVGAELVAVHCTDPEALAGTLGVIESYLVLYCGPDGLESSGVEATAEYHARCARLQHAMAAGYARALRERTLSEQEAIARSALTARTDAQQALHASEERFRAVFEGAAVGIGIADLDGNVLEVNDTLLQMFGGLEGHVRSRNVSEWGHPDDTPHVWRMYGELVRGERESYRVEKPYYRHDGTVLWTNLTVSLLRDADGKPQYQLALMEDTTERRLLNLRLRYEATHDALTGLPNRTLFFERLEKALSSSGSDRYGLCYLDLDGFKAVNDSLGHSAGDRLLVEVADRLQSCATGPGEVVARLGGDEFVALTTGPDTEQEVTDLAVRILTALSAPIRLEGRELTVRGSIGIVEGRAGERTPAEVLRSADITMYRAKAAGGNRFEFADAEADARAITRHGLTNALPAALERGEFFIEYQPLVHLRDGSVHGAEALVRWSHPQYGVLGPDRFIPLAERTGLIVPLGRWVLEEAVRQARTWQRQHGGSALRINVNLSPTQLHHPGLVADTVAVLENSGLAPGALCLEVTESALIGADDELLEPLRRLAELGVDIALDDFGTGYSNLANLRRLPVSVLKLDRSFTRGMQQQPADPVDVKIVEGIVALAHSLELAVTVEGVETGAQAAQLRALGCDTAQGWYYARPGAPDRIHALSLSDAVPTPS, encoded by the coding sequence ATCGAGGACCGAATCGCCCGTTTCGCGACGATCTGGGGGCGGGCGATCTTCCCGGTCACCGCGACCTCGCTGACCCGGCCCGAGTTCGAACGGCACCTCGTGCCGCTCACCCGGACCCTCACCGAGGCCCTGCACGCCAGGCCCTTCGACGCCGCCGTCGCCCAACGGGTGGGGGCGGAACTCGTCGCCGTGCACTGCACCGACCCCGAGGCCCTGGCCGGCACCCTCGGCGTGATCGAGTCCTACCTGGTCCTCTACTGCGGCCCGGACGGACTCGAAAGCTCCGGGGTGGAGGCCACCGCCGAATACCACGCGCGCTGCGCCCGGCTCCAGCACGCCATGGCCGCCGGCTACGCCAGGGCGCTGCGCGAGCGCACCCTGAGCGAACAGGAGGCCATCGCGCGCTCCGCGCTGACCGCCCGCACCGATGCCCAGCAGGCCCTGCACGCGAGCGAGGAACGCTTCCGCGCGGTCTTCGAGGGCGCCGCCGTCGGCATCGGCATCGCCGATCTCGACGGGAACGTCCTGGAGGTCAATGACACCCTCCTGCAGATGTTCGGCGGTTTGGAGGGGCACGTCCGCAGCCGCAACGTCAGCGAGTGGGGCCACCCCGACGACACCCCCCACGTCTGGCGCATGTACGGCGAGCTGGTGCGCGGCGAGCGCGAGAGCTACCGGGTGGAGAAGCCGTACTACCGCCACGACGGGACCGTGCTCTGGACCAACCTCACGGTGTCGCTCCTGCGCGACGCCGACGGAAAGCCGCAGTACCAGCTGGCGCTGATGGAGGACACCACCGAGCGCCGGCTGCTGAACCTGCGCCTGCGCTACGAGGCCACCCACGACGCCCTCACCGGACTGCCGAACCGGACGCTGTTCTTCGAGCGTCTGGAGAAGGCCCTCAGCAGTTCCGGCAGCGACCGCTACGGTCTGTGCTACCTCGACCTCGACGGCTTCAAGGCCGTCAACGACAGCCTCGGGCACTCGGCCGGCGACCGGCTCCTGGTGGAGGTCGCCGACCGGCTGCAGAGCTGCGCCACCGGCCCCGGCGAGGTCGTCGCCCGGCTCGGCGGCGACGAGTTCGTCGCGCTGACCACGGGCCCGGACACCGAGCAGGAGGTCACCGACCTCGCCGTCCGCATCCTCACGGCCCTTTCGGCGCCGATCCGCCTGGAGGGCCGGGAGCTGACGGTCCGGGGCAGCATCGGCATCGTTGAGGGCCGGGCCGGGGAGCGTACCCCCGCCGAGGTGCTGCGCAGCGCCGACATCACCATGTACCGGGCCAAGGCCGCCGGCGGAAATCGCTTCGAGTTCGCCGACGCCGAGGCCGACGCCCGCGCGATCACCCGGCATGGACTGACCAACGCGCTTCCGGCGGCTCTGGAGCGCGGCGAGTTCTTCATCGAGTACCAGCCGCTGGTCCACCTGCGGGACGGCTCGGTGCACGGTGCCGAGGCCCTGGTGCGATGGTCCCACCCGCAGTACGGGGTGCTCGGTCCCGACCGCTTCATCCCGCTCGCCGAACGGACCGGGCTGATCGTGCCCCTCGGCCGGTGGGTCCTTGAGGAGGCGGTCCGCCAGGCCCGCACATGGCAGCGGCAGCACGGGGGCTCCGCCCTGCGGATCAACGTCAACCTGTCGCCGACACAGCTCCACCACCCGGGCTTGGTCGCCGACACCGTCGCGGTGCTGGAGAACTCCGGCCTCGCCCCGGGCGCGCTGTGCCTGGAGGTGACCGAATCGGCCCTGATAGGCGCGGACGACGAACTGCTGGAGCCGCTGCGCCGCCTGGCCGAACTCGGCGTGGACATCGCCCTCGACGACTTCGGCACCGGGTACTCCAACCTGGCCAATCTGCGCCGCCTGCCGGTCAGCGTGCTCAAGCTCGACCGCTCCTTCACTCGGGGGATGCAGCAGCAGCCCGCCGACCCGGTCGACGTCAAGATCGTGGAAGGGATCGTCGCCCTGGCCCACAGCCTCGAACTCGCCGTCACCGTCGAGGGTGTGGAAACCGGTGCACAGGCTGCTCAGCTGCGGGCGCTCGGCTGCGACACCGCCCAGGGCTGGTACTACGCCCGCCCCGGCGCCCCCGACCGCATCCACGCCCTGTCCCTCTCGGACGCGGTGCCCACGCCCTCCTGA
- a CDS encoding SAM-dependent methyltransferase gives MERPAWAPPGIDISVPSVSRIYDYYLGGSHNFEVDRQAARRAMEFMPGLPKIMQANRAFMRRAVRHAVAEGVTQFLDIGSGIPTFGNVHEIAQGASSRARVVYVDHDPVAVAHSQAVLMDDEDTGVVAADLRRPKEILAAPEAGRLLDFDRPVALLLVAVLHFLEDADHPYEAVAELREALAPGSLLILTHASYEGIPLTEEVAGGAVGVYRDIRNPLVMRTGEQIGRFFDGFEMVEPGLVSMPDWRPDQAEGGEDGETPEDPYAFSGYAGVGRKA, from the coding sequence ATGGAGCGCCCCGCCTGGGCCCCGCCAGGCATCGACATATCGGTGCCGAGCGTGTCCCGCATCTACGATTACTACCTTGGCGGGTCCCACAATTTCGAGGTCGACCGCCAGGCGGCCCGACGTGCCATGGAATTCATGCCGGGCCTGCCCAAGATCATGCAGGCCAACCGGGCGTTCATGCGCCGTGCCGTCCGGCACGCCGTCGCCGAGGGCGTCACGCAGTTCCTCGACATCGGCTCCGGCATCCCCACCTTCGGCAACGTCCACGAGATCGCCCAGGGTGCCAGCTCCCGGGCCCGCGTGGTCTACGTGGACCACGATCCGGTGGCCGTGGCGCACAGTCAGGCCGTCCTCATGGACGACGAGGACACCGGCGTCGTCGCTGCGGACCTGCGCAGGCCGAAGGAGATCCTGGCCGCCCCCGAGGCCGGGCGGCTCCTCGACTTCGACCGCCCGGTCGCCCTGCTGCTCGTGGCCGTCCTGCACTTCCTCGAGGACGCGGACCATCCGTACGAGGCCGTGGCCGAACTGCGCGAGGCGCTGGCCCCCGGCAGTCTGCTGATCCTCACGCACGCCTCCTACGAGGGCATCCCGCTCACGGAGGAGGTCGCGGGCGGCGCCGTCGGCGTCTACCGGGACATCCGCAACCCCCTCGTCATGCGCACCGGGGAGCAGATCGGCCGCTTCTTCGACGGATTCGAGATGGTGGAGCCCGGCCTGGTGTCCATGCCCGACTGGCGCCCGGACCAGGCCGAGGGCGGGGAGGACGGCGAGACCCCGGAGGACCCCTACGCCTTCTCGGGCTATGCAGGCGTGGGACGCAAGGCGTGA
- a CDS encoding DUF4239 domain-containing protein, with translation MSEWLVLSLAMAAACAVVLSIAFLNHRRIGEDDDPNETPDVIEYMTMMIGVIYAIVLGLAIAGVWEGRGAAQEHVRQEAQALHEISVRSQVYPAEVRAKIRSGVDAYVTYVVDTEWQAMVDKGELTDRGGELLERIRRDVTDYEPQTDHEGQAYQPLVDQVAVADDARNARGASAGATMPGVVWFGLIIGALVTVGLIFTLQIRRSFREMLLAGLFSALIAFLLFLIWDFDAPFGRGISATAEPFLTQFSHLGLGG, from the coding sequence TTGTCGGAATGGCTCGTCCTGTCCCTCGCGATGGCCGCGGCCTGTGCCGTGGTGCTGTCCATCGCCTTCCTCAACCACCGCAGGATCGGCGAGGACGACGATCCGAACGAGACCCCGGACGTCATCGAGTACATGACGATGATGATCGGGGTGATCTACGCGATCGTGCTGGGGCTGGCGATCGCGGGCGTGTGGGAGGGCCGCGGAGCCGCCCAGGAACACGTACGCCAAGAAGCGCAGGCCCTGCACGAGATCAGCGTCCGCTCCCAGGTCTACCCGGCCGAGGTGCGGGCGAAGATCCGGTCCGGCGTGGACGCCTACGTCACCTACGTGGTCGACACCGAGTGGCAGGCGATGGTCGACAAGGGCGAACTCACCGACCGCGGCGGGGAACTGCTGGAGCGCATCCGCCGGGACGTCACCGACTACGAGCCGCAGACCGACCACGAGGGGCAGGCCTACCAGCCGCTCGTCGACCAGGTGGCGGTGGCCGACGACGCCCGCAACGCACGCGGCGCGAGCGCCGGGGCCACCATGCCGGGCGTGGTCTGGTTCGGGCTGATCATCGGAGCGCTGGTCACGGTGGGCCTGATCTTCACCCTGCAGATCAGGCGGTCCTTCCGGGAGATGCTGCTGGCCGGGCTGTTCAGCGCGCTGATCGCGTTCCTGCTGTTCCTGATCTGGGACTTCGACGCGCCGTTCGGCCGCGGCATCTCGGCCACCGCCGAGCCGTTCCTCACGCAGTTCTCCCACCTCGGCCTCGGCGGCTGA
- a CDS encoding class F sortase gives MGEDEAGQSRRRSPWGVIALVMLTGLAMVRNGVNMDGGPPQPTAASAVAVTADQLPANPPKPPPDMELLEHSSVQRIRIPTISVDAPVMTVGLDAEGWIDAPPPQDRNLAGWYLNGISPGQRGSAVIVGHVDNAQGPAVFYGLGSVKPGNHIEVERYDGRTAVFEVYGVEVFSKDAFPGARVYGDTGHAELRVITCGGGYSKARGYDGNVVVFARMVESR, from the coding sequence ATGGGCGAGGACGAGGCAGGGCAGTCACGAAGGCGCTCACCGTGGGGCGTCATCGCCCTGGTCATGCTCACCGGCCTCGCCATGGTGCGGAACGGCGTGAACATGGACGGCGGACCGCCCCAGCCCACCGCGGCCTCGGCCGTCGCGGTGACGGCCGACCAGTTGCCGGCGAATCCGCCGAAGCCGCCACCGGACATGGAGTTGCTGGAGCACTCCTCGGTGCAGCGCATCCGCATCCCCACGATCAGCGTGGACGCGCCGGTGATGACGGTCGGGCTGGACGCGGAGGGCTGGATCGACGCGCCGCCGCCGCAGGACCGCAACCTCGCCGGCTGGTACCTCAACGGCATCTCGCCGGGGCAGCGGGGCTCGGCGGTGATCGTGGGCCACGTGGACAACGCGCAGGGTCCGGCGGTCTTCTACGGGCTGGGCTCGGTCAAGCCGGGCAACCACATCGAGGTGGAGCGCTACGACGGGCGCACGGCCGTCTTCGAGGTGTACGGGGTGGAGGTGTTCTCCAAGGACGCCTTCCCCGGGGCTCGCGTGTACGGGGACACCGGGCACGCGGAACTCCGCGTGATCACCTGCGGCGGCGGTTACTCCAAGGCCCGCGGGTACGACGGAAACGTGGTCGTCTTCGCACGGATGGTGGAGTCCCGCTGA